Below is a genomic region from Miscanthus floridulus cultivar M001 chromosome 1, ASM1932011v1, whole genome shotgun sequence.
AGGCTAAATAGGGAGGGGTATAAGCGACATTTTACTTGTGTCCACATAGCCATCATGAAAACCTATGGGTCTTCAGGTGTGGCAACGTGGGGTGCCATGTATTTGAGGACCAAAATGGTTATTTTCATAGTTGAAGAACAGAACTAAGCCCAAAATAAAAATTCGAGGACCAAAACAGTCATTTTCATAGTTGAGGGAGGAAACCAAGCCTCAGGCAAAAGCTGGGGGAAGACGAAAATAGCTCTTCTGCCTAAAGATAATCATGATCCCTTAATAAAATATTGGTTAGAGTACGGGAAGCTTTTGTTCTCACTTATGACTTATCTCATTTATATGTTTTTTAATCAACAGACGGGCAATGGAATGATTCTCAAAACAACAACGATGAGAAGACTTTGTATAGAAGAACAGATATGATGTACCTGCAAAACCTGGCAATTCTCCAATGTGCTCTTCCCGCCCTGTCAATTTAACAGGATCAGTGATATGCTGATACTATGGCCAAAAAAAAGAGAGCATATATACCATCTAAAAGCACTAAAATTTGGAAGAGTAGATATTAGTGTGTCTCATTGCTGTCCAGGAGCCGCTAGGTTCCCAGGCTTTTGCATCAATCTCCACAAAAAAAAATAACACCAAAGGAAAGCGTCGGAACGTGGTTTGGGATTGTCGTTGGAATCAGGGACCTTGGAGTAGGGGACGATGTGGTCGTAGTCGTGGCAGAGGCAGCCGGGGCACCCCACGAGCTTGCGGAAGACGATGTTGCCGAGCGCATCGCGGCGCCACCTCTCCGTGTCGCGTCCGGGCACCCGCTCCGCCTTCTCCCAGCACTGCTGCTTCACCGCGTACGAGAAGCTCCGGGGCTCCgacgcggacggcggcggcgccgtcaGCAGCAGCTCGTCCAGGTCGGCGGCGACTGCGGCAGCGGAGGCAGGAGTGGAGGCGAACGAGCGTGGGGAACTTGCGCAAGCCGTGGCGCCGAAGGATTGCGGCGGCGGTTGCCGATCACTTCGGCGGCGGCGCATCGGCTTCCGACCCACCATTGCTACCTCGTTGTCGTAGATGAGAGAGTCTCTAGTAGAGGAGCCGCAGCCGCTCGGGGGTGTGCCTTGCGGACTTGCGGTCAAGGCGTCCGGAGTTTTTGAGATGCTGCCAAGTGGGGCTTCCGGATAAGATGGATTTGAAACTTGCGTTTTGGAATGGCGCTTTTGGAATAACAAATTTATCAGTTTCAATGGCAATTCAGTTTTTATTTGAGAATTTCTGGGTCTAAAATTTTTTTCAGTGATCCAAATTCAAAATGGGAAACCTGTGTATGCGGAGGTCACAGGGTGGGTGCGTTACAAGTTTAGAGAGCCATGTACTTTTTTAAATACGATAATGTTGCTTACCTGACGTCTGGATGCATCGAATGCAGACCCACATCTCATTAAAAGCAGTCCACCGCTCACCGTTCCTCTCTTATTCATTCTCCGTTCACCAGAAGCTAATCCTCTCCGTTCACCAGAAGCTAATCTCATGCCGCGCCGCGCGCCCATCCTTTGCCATGCCCCCATCCCTGGCACCCCACATGCTTGATGATTGGGCCACAcacacctcctccacctccctgaGCTTCTCCTCATAGTCCTCCTCTGTTATTCATCCCGTGGCGCTATCCTGCTCCTCCAGCTACTCCAGCGCCTCCACAAGGACGGTCTCCATCCGCTCCCTGTCCTCCTAGCCGATCTTCCCTGCCATGTCATCCTACCGTCCCGCATCGTGGCGCGGACACGGTACAAAGGCCTGCGGTGGAGGTGTATGATGGATCATTGTTCTCGATGTCTCCCCTATGTTTctagtgttttcaggtgtttcagaagtatgtttcaaatgttttatctgggtgTTTTAAATGTTGCAATGTCTATATactcatgttgcaagcgtatgtttcatgttgcaatcatatgtttcaattgtttcagaagtacgtttcatgtgttttatctggaatttgcaaaagtatatctagatgttgcataacaTGCATGTGTTCAAgcgtatgttttcaagtgttttaggtgtttcatacgtatgttgcaagtgttcatctggatgttgcaaaagtagatgagagttttgcatatgttgctatgactattgtaaggaaaatggaccctatgcccatttactttggattttggtgtttgatgaccaacacaaccagactaataaatttacaagtaattattttgtagttcaatatggTGCAAGACGTGACATGGACGAAGGcggcgtgatgatccgatgatcaacaccacaggcaagaccttaggagcacaagagaagatccaatatatcaagccaagtccaagcacgaagataggaaccaagtcgtacgtaagatcgcgaagaaataagctcatagaagtgatcggacgctagatcggacgctggaagaaagtgactggatgctccgatcagtggctcagtaacagcaggcgtcagcaacagcgaccggacgttgaacatGCGAATCAACcagacgcaccgatggcactgtatATCAGcccggcaacacactcagcaagtgaccggacgctggcggcaaaccgaccggacgcaggacagcagcatccgatcgagtacagagaggttccagagcggcgaacttgcgaccggacgcgtccggtggcaagtgacaggacgctggcagcgtccgatcagttgttcgcggctccaatggtcgggacgactggacacatccgatcaggacgactccagcgtccggtcagtagcagaaaagcgggatttcgtccccaacggctactttctcagtggggcttataaataaacCCCCACAACCAggcatttgaggtgtgtggagctaagaaacatatcaagggtgttgatatatcattttagtgatctccacttgcatagtcaTTAGTGTTTTaataggtgattagcgtaggtgcttttgcgaagtgattaggtgtggcagaaccgcctaatctaataccttaccggagtgcttgtcttccattagacactaagcactcaggggagaacactagattacttggttccgtcggacacaccccaggggagaacccgaaaatccacatttttgccatcaggatcacaaatgagagaataaagtttacatcattcgtaaccatttcttacatcccttttaatacaacatcagagtataatatttattaatgtaacagcggaatgaaatcatgttatcagagttataaataatttaattaaatagcggaatagaaacatgtgaacagagttacagcggaaataaacatctattaatgacatggtgaagtattgatatatatagactacggcaatagattatgaaacttttatttataaaagtatttggtgagttataaataacaactacgatcgcagcgtaaaggaaatcctctctgagcccaccaggaggaatccacacacaaaggttagctcaagcgtccacctgtcacctgcaacaggggggaataaaaccctgagtactcaattgtactcagcaagacttacccgacaggagaaaagaaaagactccaaggatatgcaaggtcatctggcttgtggatttattgcatttgcaggaagcattactaagcgtgcgtccttatgttcgatttttattaatagccgcattggttcattaactaaccattctatgtaagcacctttgctactttcaagcatgtggtaagcaatcatatttcctttgtccatcttccatctttcatctttcagttcttactacgatgctaaaccgtagacaagccgtaccggatagtccggcgattcacgaatcaatgcccccagctgggtaccccaaaaacacacgccccgcttgtacctcagtgaaaggtcctaatatggctagagggggggtgaatagcctatttaaaaatctacaaatcaactagagcaatttgattagtatgacaaatagcgtaatgcaaacttgctctagctctacaagggttgcaagccacctatccaacaattctagttgcaatgattacttaggcacacaaacttgctatgtaattactcactaagagctctcaaccttgctactctaaagagctcaactagatgaatataaataataaagcaagctctcaattctaattacactaaagagcttgtgtcaactagtttgcaagaatgtaaataagtgagtaaggtgattataccgacgtgtaggggatgaaccaatcacaagatgaatatatagccaatcaccgggagaatgccaaagacaagagacaatcgattttctcccgaggttcacgtgtttgccaacacgctacgtccccgttgtgtcgaccaacacttggtggttcggcggctaagaggtgtttcacaaacctcgtccacacgattggacactgcaagaacctacccacaagtgaggtaactcaatgacacgagcaatttactagagttacctttcggcgctccgctggggaaggtacaactcccctcacaatcaccggagacggccacgaacaatcaccaactcgtgccgatcctccaccgctgctccaaccgtctaggtggtggcaaccaccaagagaaacaagcaaaatccgcagcgcaacacgaataccaagtgcctctagatgcaatcactcaagcaatgcacttggattctctcccaatctcacaatgatgatggatcaatgatggagatgagtgggaggactttggctaagctcacaaggttgctatgtcaatgaaaatgtgcaagagatatcccttgagccggccatggggctataaatagagcccccatcaaatagagccgttataccccttcactgggcaaaacgcgctctgaccggacgctccggtcatactgaccggacgctggccctcagcgtccggtcgcccgatggacgccacgcgtcaccagcttcaaacgctgttcgtcagatttcaacggctacgaagttgaccggacgctccggtcaaaactgaccggacgctgaagccccagcgtccggtcgtttccagtaagcttcccgaggcatgttttttcgaccggacgcgtccggtccaccttgaccggacgcagccagcgtccggtgctcaacccttagccactgtgcagacccgtcagtttgaccggacgcagaaaccagcgtccggtgcatctcaggtccagcgtccggtgcaacaccgaaactggcgacctctctgccagctcgaccggacgcagcctttcagcgtccggtcgctgagtgacccagcgtccggtcagtagaccgacgccagcatcatttcgaccaactccatttcaactctaacttcttcacccttgctcaagtgtgccaaccaccaagaattttgcatccagcgcaatagaaaatagacatttcattttcccgaaagcgccgaatcccgcccccatctcaaccctacaaacaccttgtgcacatgtgttagcatattttcacaaatattttcaagggtgttagcactccactagatcccaaatgcatatgcaatgagttagagcatctagtggcactttgataaccgcattccgatacgagtttcactcctcttaatagtatggctatctatcctaaatgtgatcacactcactaagtgtcttgatcactaaaacaaaatgactcctatattctatacctttgccttgagccttttgtttttctctttcttcttttccaagtttaagcatttgaccatcaccatgccatcaccattgtcatgatcttcgccattgcttcatcacttggagtagtgctacctatctcataatcatcttgataaactaggttagcacttagggtttcatcaattaaccaaaaccaaactagagctttcactcaggcacaagcaggaccgacccatcactctcctatcccgggtgtccaggtccccgtccaaactgggactccaagcccccacccttgagtctcagactcagtgcggtgcaaggacctcctccaccaaaaagaaaccttgACAGTTGgcccagaaagagccggatcctcgacaagagagcaacaagttttccaagcgcccatacacaagtatatgctcgggataataagtctgtgacctgcccagagtcatatgcaacgatcggtccttaaccgaccagacagggaaaaacggtgtaaccaagctatgacccgcctccgcggcgacacaacttcttacacccaccaatacccaaaccatatctctgcccgatcaccattttcctttccaccattttcatattttccaagtgatagtaatccaataatatatttcctatctctcgcgagtgacaggcaatcactcgacttctaccggagtcctgtagcatagcaatctacacgatcctgttatactagtaagactcataggaataaagatgtgTATGCAAGTGGGTtctattcaactccttaaaacttaatgcacaaatataatttaaactgcagaaagtaggggttatgcaccggggcttgcctgggtaaaatataatcagaagttagctttccatcatggcgacatgatctccaaaagcaccattcctccagcaactcccgatgactccgtgatccaccgacgtccttattatgatatgcaatgtaatgccatgcaaagatataattaattgactgcaatcgtgacttgtataatacgacgtacgcctctcgagttaacgggctagttctaacgacgaccgtacttaggctacatattcaGCATTGTATCGGTGTTTCTcccaattcttttagttatataaaccaacggcgTTTCTTTATCCCATTGTATCGGTTTAATCGTTAttcaaaatagagcatcattatctacccagcaaactaattattattgagctacaaaatttacagtgagtagataataatattagtagtttaatgtcaaatttttagagtcaacactattaacAATTTCCCACGTAAATCCTACAAGTTCTCCTTTAACAATATtcagcattttaaaataattatatagctcccaaaaatattgccaacctttgtgaacaaaatatgctaacatgtagagcatgattttaggggactaacaaaactggtttcactgTTTTTGGACGCTTACCAAATTTTATCTCGATTTTTACAAGTTAACTAGAAACATATATTATCAAAACAGTAGAAACTGGAAGGCCGTCGGCCCTGTTCTATCAGCCCAGCAGCGCAAGAGCAGCCCAGGCGCTGTAGTTCATGGTAGAACGGCCCAGCGCCTATGCCAGCAGCGCCAGCGGCCCAGCAGCGACAGCCACCGACCGGCCCAAGCGCGGGACAGCACGCACGGCCCAGCGACCAGGCGCGGGTGCGCGACCGGCCCAGCAGGGCAGATCGACCAAAGTCCCAGGCAGCCAGCAGCAAGGGCGAGGCGGCCCACGCCAGGCAGGCCGCAGcccagcaaaacggcccacgCGGCCAGGACCAGATAACGACGACGTTTAAGCGATTAGGCCCCTGATCTTCCTCTAAATCATTCCGCGGTACTAACGCACTATTTGAGTGAGTCTAGTATTTTGCAAAGACACCCCTGTATAATTCTTTTGCTTGGACACATGCCCTCCTCACCTTGCTTCTTCCATCTCAGACAGAACGCACGGAGTAGAGGGAGCACCGGCCGACGGCGAAACCTGGCTGCGCGCTCgttgacgacgacgaggaggcccAACGGCGTAGTGGCGGGGCGCAGCGGACTGGAGAGGCGGCAATAGCGCACACGGACACCGGAACCCGCGCGCGTAGACGGCAGGGCTCTGGGTATGGCGATAGCAGGCGCCCCGAGGAGCAGCGCGACTGCTACGGCGTGGACCACGGCTGGCGAGGCGTGGCCTTACGACGGGAGTTCGCGGGTCACGGATGCTGTGGTCCTACTGGAGGGTGCCCAAAAATAACGGACCACGGCATGGTGGTACACAGGGCTCGGGCGCGCTAGCACGGAAGCTCGCGCGCGCGGACGGCGGCGCAGCCATGGTAGGACGCTGTGGCACGGCCAAGCACGGGCGGCCGAGGAGCGGGGAGGTGCTTCGCGGCTCGGGTGCACGGACGAGGCACGGCAGGCGTGGCCAAGGGACTAGGGGAGGCAAAGCTGCGCGCGGCGCATAGCAAACGGCCACGGCGAAGCGGAGAAGCAGAGGAAGGACGTCGGCGCTAGCAATGGTCGGCTCCAGGACGACACGAGTGGTGGCGCGCGTGGCCAAAGGTGGAGCAGCATGGGCAGACCCGGCGCACCGGTGGGGGTGCGGCATGGCAGCTGGCGAGGGCAGCCTTGCTGACGCGGTCCAGCGCGGGAGCGCAGGCGGTTGTGGGCTCGGCCACGGCGACGGCAGCGCGGGGCCAAGGGGCTCGGCTGCGCCTGTGAGCGCGGAGCTACGCGGGACGGCAGCACGGGGAGCCGAGAGCAAGGTGGCGGCGTGCCATACCTGGCTGGGAAGATGGACGGCCACGGTGGGCGTGGACAACAGGGTGCCGAGCGGGGCGTTGCGGCTCGGCGTGCGAGGTGAGGCAGTGCGGAGCCACACGCGGTAGGAGAAGTGAGGAGAACGCTGGTGCGGGCATGCGGTGGAGCTATGGAGAAGCAGAGGGAAAAAGAAAAGCAAGAGCGGGGCTGCGTCCAGCACAGGAAAACAAGGACGCGCAAGCACGAGGGGAAAAGGGAAGAGATGATAGGCGGCCAGTGTCGACCGTGCCCAGCAGCCATGGCGCGTTGCGGGACAGGTCAGGCACTGACATGACTGCTGCATGTAAACTTGTAGTGGTTCTTGTTTCAGTGTGCTAGTGGCCGAGCAGGGCTACGTGCGGCAAGTCAATCAAGCAAGGTAGGCATGGAGGTGTCCCTCCGAACATTTCGCTTGCTATCCCAAAGTCAACAATGACAGCCAAAGCCTAGCACCACGTGCACGGTGCTGGTGCATGCACAGACAGGGAGCGGATGAGTTAAGTTGTCCATGCGTTATCGCCTACTTTATATCATAATATTAA
It encodes:
- the LOC136551887 gene encoding uncharacterized protein; the protein is MVGRKPMRRRRSDRQPPPQSFGATACASSPRSFASTPASAAAVAADLDELLLTAPPPSASEPRSFSYAVKQQCWEKAERVPGRDTERWRRDALGNIVFRKLVGCPGCLCHDYDHIVPYSKGGKSTLENCQVLQATVNRSKGNKTEISKSELIQKSAYCRVSGRDMDLVELSAYGNVRRGPDSGGCKIQ